A single region of the Triticum dicoccoides isolate Atlit2015 ecotype Zavitan chromosome 2B, WEW_v2.0, whole genome shotgun sequence genome encodes:
- the LOC119362751 gene encoding probable carboxylesterase 18 has product MAGAESARPAPPVLPWTVRLQVLALGAACDLSQRRDGTVNRFLFSFADRQTPARPRPDALGVRSADVMVNADRSLWARVFSPSAGKAEAAPLPVLVYFHGGGFALLSAASAPVDAMCRRFCSELGAVVVSVNYRRAPEHRYPAAYDDCANVLSYLATTGLPADIGIPVDLSRCFLFGDSAGGNIAHHVAHRWTSSAPAASDNTVRLAGIILLQPYFGGEERPKAELRLEGVGPVVNMRRSDWSWKAFLPEGADRNHPAAHVTGEAGPEPELPEAFPPAMVVIGGFDPLQDWQGRYAAMLRRKGKAVQVLELADAIHGFYMFPKLPDAGKLVNDVNNFMETATSGH; this is encoded by the coding sequence ATGGCGGGAGCAGAGAGCGCGCGGCCGGCGCCTCCGGTGCTGCCGTGGACGGTGCGGCTCCAGGTGCTCGCGCTCGGGGCCGCCTGCGACCTCTCGCAGCGCCGCGACGGCACCGTGAACCGCTTCCTCTTTTCGTTCGCCGACCGCCAGACCCCGGCGAGACCGCGCCCGGACGCGCTCGGCGTCCGCTCCGCTGACGTCATGGTCAACGCCGACAGAAGCCTCTGGGCGCGCGTCTTCTCCCCTTCCGCAGGTAAAGCCGAGGCGGCGCCGCTCCCCGTCCTCGTGTACTTCCAcggcggcggcttcgcgctgctctCCGCGGCGTCCGCGCCCGTGGACGCCATGTGCCGCCGCTTCTGCAGCGAGCTGGGCGCCGTGGTCGTCTCCGTCAACTATCGCCGCGCGCCCGAGCACCGTTACCCCGCGGCCTACGATGACTGCGCGAACGTGCTCAGCTACCTTGCCACCACCGGCCTCCCTGCCGACATCGGCATCCCAGTCGACCTCTCCCGGTGCTTCCTCTTCGGGGACAGCGCCGGCGGCAACATCGCCCACCACGTGGCCCACCGATGGACCTCCTCGGCACCCGCTGCTTCTGATAACACTGTCCGCCTCGCCGGTATCATCCTGCTGCAGCCGTACTTCGGCGGCGAGGAGCGCCCAAAAGCAGAGCTGAGGCTGGAGGGCGTGGGGCCGGTGGTGAACATGCGCCGCTCGGACTGGTCATGGAAGGCGTTCCTGCCGGAGGGGGCCGATCGGAACCACCCGGCGGCGCACGTGACTGGCGAGGCGGGCCCGGAGCCCGAGCTACCGGAGGCGTTCCCGCCGGCGATGGTGGTGATCGGCGGGTTCGACCCGTTGCAGGACTGGCAGGGGCGGTACGCCGCCATGCTGCGGCGGAAGGGGAAGGCGGTGCAGGTGCTGGAGTTAGCGGACGCTATCCATGGCTTCTACATGTTCCCGAAGCTCCCCGACGCCGGGAAGCTCGTCAACGACGTTAACAACTTCATGGAAACCGCCACGTCCGGCCATTAA